In one Microaerobacter geothermalis genomic region, the following are encoded:
- a CDS encoding DUF502 domain-containing protein: MNRLAKWFLVGIATLAPVGLTVYIISLLFTTLDNLLGKYMRDLPFYFPGLGLILTLAGITLVGFLASGWLGKRLFQLIDQLFHRLPLIRTLYGVIKDTVNSFFGEKRSFSKVVLVRIPGTNSKLLGFLTAEEVSKLGDFASNHVAVYILQSMQWAGFTLLIPKEDVEIVDANVEEVMKFIVSAGISGK; the protein is encoded by the coding sequence ATGAATCGATTGGCAAAGTGGTTTTTGGTGGGAATTGCTACCCTGGCCCCAGTGGGGCTTACTGTTTATATTATCAGTCTGCTTTTTACAACGTTGGATAATCTCCTGGGAAAATATATGCGAGATTTGCCCTTTTACTTTCCCGGGCTTGGACTCATCCTTACCTTGGCAGGAATAACCTTGGTCGGCTTTTTGGCATCCGGATGGTTGGGAAAAAGGTTGTTTCAACTCATAGATCAATTGTTTCACCGCCTCCCGCTGATCAGAACCCTTTATGGGGTCATAAAGGATACCGTCAACTCTTTTTTCGGTGAAAAGCGTTCCTTCTCCAAAGTCGTCCTGGTAAGAATTCCCGGAACCAATTCAAAACTTCTGGGTTTTCTTACGGCTGAAGAAGTGTCCAAGTTGGGAGACTTTGCTTCCAACCATGTAGCGGTTTATATCCTTCAGTCGATGCAATGGGCCGGGTTCACCCTGTTGATTCCGAAGGAAGATGTGGAAATTGTAGACGCCAACGTGGAAGAAGTGATGAAGTTTATTGTGTCTGCGGGAATATCGGGGAAATAA
- a CDS encoding ABC transporter ATP-binding protein, with product MIQQVSHSFMMGKIEVPVLHQISLSIKRGELVSLCGTSGSGKSTLLNLMAGLMKPTSGEVIVNGEIISRMTENQLCLFRRKYMGFIFQSYHLLPNLTALENVELPLVFSGESPKTRRKKATEILERVGLGDRMKHKPNELSGGQQQRVSIARALINQPAIVLADEPTGNLDSGTEAEILSMLKQMNQELGSTFVIVTHDEAVAAQSHRTIYLRDGKIARSLREPIVKPDHNPSPLRDSPEPQRESTVDEKLTVSAETREVDR from the coding sequence ATGATTCAACAGGTATCCCATTCATTCATGATGGGGAAGATAGAAGTTCCTGTACTTCATCAGATATCCCTCTCCATAAAAAGAGGAGAGCTGGTTTCCCTTTGCGGGACATCAGGTTCCGGAAAATCTACCCTGCTCAACCTTATGGCAGGATTAATGAAACCAACGAGCGGAGAGGTGATCGTAAACGGGGAAATCATATCCAGGATGACGGAGAACCAGCTTTGTCTCTTCCGCCGCAAATACATGGGTTTCATCTTTCAATCTTATCACCTGTTGCCCAATTTGACCGCATTGGAAAATGTAGAATTGCCCTTGGTTTTTTCCGGGGAATCTCCTAAAACTCGAAGAAAGAAAGCGACTGAAATCCTGGAAAGGGTAGGGTTGGGGGATCGCATGAAACATAAGCCCAATGAACTGAGTGGAGGGCAACAGCAGCGGGTCAGTATTGCCAGAGCCCTGATCAATCAGCCTGCCATTGTCCTGGCAGATGAACCTACGGGGAATCTGGACAGTGGCACGGAAGCAGAGATTTTATCCATGTTAAAACAGATGAATCAGGAATTGGGCTCTACATTTGTCATTGTCACCCATGATGAGGCCGTGGCTGCCCAATCCCATCGAACGATTTATCTCAGGGATGGGAAGATTGCAAGATCACTTAGGGAACCCATCGTGAAGCCAGATCATAACCCGTCTCCCCTAAGAGACTCACCTGAACCCCAGAGGGAGTCAACGGTTGACGAAAAATTGACAGTTTCTGCTGAAACCCGGGAGGTGGATAGATGA
- a CDS encoding ABC transporter permease, whose amino-acid sequence MRSLDSLRLVWRNLWRMKLRTFLTSIGVAIGTAAIVAMISLGLGLKANAVKSFENFANITELNVMPAYPEMGGPGGSAPFGPGDMKQLTQKTVQELKAIPGVEAVMAVNRLRGQSNISFGRKEGFVNLVGVEVAEAARFDQKVEKGTYLTGKKNEIVISADIPQNLRDLEQERRQARKSRRGTGGSSEFSGANGPSYGPVYEGRFPGSVNQNRPSVELVNKTVTLVLTRYAGENQIEKKEIKVRVVGQLAEGQREWGAAYAPIELVNELNQWLERSGSRGKGVYGENRRGSSKINGPDYEQITVKVASREQVEQVVQRIKEIGYNTWSPTEQLKEINRFFLVVELILGGVAAISLLVASIGITNTMIMSILERTREIGVMKVIGATVYNIRWLFLLESGSIGFFGGVIGLLAGMGIGKVANMIAASQPDFRMFGDEMTQIAVMPLWLILSAVGFATFVGVISGLFPAIRASRLSPIQAIRTE is encoded by the coding sequence ATGAGAAGCTTGGATTCCTTACGTCTGGTATGGCGAAATTTGTGGAGAATGAAACTGAGAACCTTCTTAACGTCAATTGGGGTAGCCATAGGGACTGCTGCCATCGTGGCCATGATTTCATTGGGGTTGGGCTTAAAGGCTAATGCGGTGAAGAGCTTTGAGAATTTTGCCAACATCACCGAGCTAAATGTGATGCCCGCTTATCCGGAAATGGGTGGACCTGGAGGTTCGGCTCCCTTTGGTCCCGGGGACATGAAGCAGTTGACCCAAAAAACCGTCCAAGAATTAAAGGCAATTCCAGGGGTGGAAGCGGTGATGGCGGTGAATCGTCTGAGGGGACAATCCAATATCAGCTTTGGCAGAAAGGAAGGTTTTGTGAATCTGGTTGGCGTAGAAGTGGCAGAAGCTGCACGATTTGATCAAAAAGTAGAAAAGGGCACCTATTTGACAGGAAAGAAGAATGAAATTGTGATTTCTGCTGATATCCCGCAAAATTTGCGCGATTTGGAGCAGGAGAGAAGACAGGCTAGAAAAAGCAGGAGGGGCACAGGAGGAAGTTCCGAGTTCTCTGGAGCAAATGGTCCCAGTTATGGCCCTGTTTATGAGGGTCGATTCCCGGGTTCTGTGAATCAAAATCGTCCTTCCGTTGAGTTGGTCAATAAAACAGTGACCCTTGTCTTAACCCGCTATGCCGGGGAGAATCAAATTGAAAAAAAAGAAATCAAAGTAAGGGTCGTTGGCCAGCTTGCTGAAGGACAGCGGGAATGGGGGGCTGCTTATGCACCCATTGAGCTGGTCAATGAATTAAATCAATGGTTAGAGCGGTCGGGAAGCAGGGGAAAGGGCGTATACGGAGAAAACCGCCGGGGGAGTAGCAAAATCAATGGGCCCGACTATGAACAGATCACCGTAAAAGTGGCCTCCAGGGAACAGGTGGAGCAGGTGGTTCAGCGGATTAAGGAAATTGGCTACAACACTTGGTCCCCCACGGAGCAGTTAAAAGAGATTAACCGTTTCTTCTTGGTGGTAGAACTCATTCTGGGCGGGGTTGCTGCCATCTCGCTGCTCGTGGCTTCCATCGGCATCACCAATACGATGATCATGTCCATTCTGGAAAGAACCCGGGAAATCGGGGTGATGAAAGTGATTGGAGCGACGGTATATAATATCCGATGGTTGTTCCTGTTGGAATCGGGGAGTATTGGCTTTTTTGGTGGTGTGATAGGCCTCCTTGCAGGAATGGGTATTGGCAAAGTAGCCAATATGATAGCGGCCAGTCAGCCGGATTTTCGCATGTTTGGAGATGAGATGACACAGATTGCGGTGATGCCCCTGTGGTTGATCCTCTCCGCAGTTGGATTTGCCACCTTTGTAGGGGTGATATCGGGATTGTTTCCGGCGATTCGGGCTTCCCGTTTAAGTCCGATTCAAGCGATTCGAACGGAGTAA
- a CDS encoding HlyD family efflux transporter periplasmic adaptor subunit — protein sequence MKKRWIIIFILLVVIAVVWGVWKWKISKPVDGVMTEGPADFPPMPTVVVDKGDVVKSIYTTGVIEAEAQKEVYPEVNATVKKVFVQKGAQVNEGDLLFVMDDTEAYLQYMQTELEWRKQYRSWSEWQGYASEIISPYEGRVKEIKISQGDQVEERTTVMTLTQPDDLVVTVPFRKNDIAYIKEGENVTVFLVDFLSYTEGRVKKVDRKGRSAVGGGILYDVTVTVKNLGALYPGVKASVEKKLPSGTVIQGVERGELAQDEEVQVEAKTVGTISQIKVAEGDYIRPGQVIALLDMEKRDLDRVSQEITLKQTQIQLEQQKNALKKYQVTAPISGRVVEVNVSPGQTPESGKPAVVIINDSALYMKASVDEVDIPYVSKGQKVDVYVTAFGDEKFTGEVVEVSEVGKAEGNSVSFPVKIKVESSEKLKPGMTGDADILIRRAEQVLRLPYNAVNVLGNGRGSVMIPGKPGEPPTPKEVEIGVEGQDFIEIRSGLQLGDGVILTY from the coding sequence ATGAAAAAAAGATGGATCATTATTTTCATTCTGCTGGTCGTGATTGCAGTTGTATGGGGAGTGTGGAAATGGAAGATTAGCAAACCCGTTGATGGCGTTATGACGGAAGGTCCAGCTGACTTTCCGCCCATGCCGACGGTAGTGGTGGATAAGGGGGATGTGGTGAAGTCTATCTACACCACTGGAGTGATCGAAGCGGAAGCCCAAAAAGAAGTATATCCTGAAGTGAACGCAACGGTGAAAAAAGTGTTTGTGCAAAAGGGGGCACAGGTAAACGAGGGAGACCTTCTTTTCGTGATGGATGATACTGAAGCATACCTTCAGTACATGCAGACAGAGCTGGAATGGAGGAAGCAATACCGTTCCTGGTCTGAATGGCAGGGATATGCCTCAGAAATCATCAGCCCATATGAGGGCAGAGTAAAAGAGATAAAAATATCCCAAGGGGACCAAGTGGAAGAAAGAACAACGGTGATGACGTTGACCCAACCTGATGATTTGGTGGTTACGGTCCCCTTTCGCAAAAATGATATAGCGTATATTAAAGAAGGCGAAAATGTAACGGTTTTCTTGGTGGATTTTCTTTCATATACCGAAGGAAGGGTTAAAAAGGTGGACCGCAAAGGGAGAAGTGCCGTGGGGGGAGGAATCCTCTATGATGTCACCGTCACCGTCAAGAATTTGGGTGCTTTATACCCAGGAGTAAAGGCATCTGTTGAAAAGAAACTTCCTTCGGGGACAGTCATACAAGGCGTGGAAAGGGGTGAACTGGCACAGGATGAAGAGGTTCAGGTAGAAGCCAAAACGGTAGGAACGATTTCCCAAATCAAGGTGGCCGAGGGGGATTATATTCGCCCCGGACAAGTCATCGCTTTGCTGGATATGGAAAAGCGGGATCTGGATCGGGTAAGTCAGGAAATTACATTAAAACAAACCCAGATCCAGTTGGAACAGCAAAAAAATGCATTAAAAAAATATCAAGTGACTGCTCCTATCAGTGGACGGGTGGTGGAAGTGAATGTATCACCGGGCCAAACCCCTGAAAGTGGAAAACCTGCGGTGGTGATTATAAACGATAGTGCCCTCTATATGAAGGCTAGTGTGGACGAGGTGGATATCCCCTATGTATCCAAAGGACAAAAGGTGGATGTGTATGTCACCGCCTTTGGAGATGAAAAGTTTACTGGAGAAGTGGTGGAAGTCTCTGAAGTGGGAAAGGCAGAGGGAAATAGTGTGTCATTTCCGGTAAAAATTAAGGTGGAAAGCTCAGAGAAGCTAAAGCCGGGAATGACCGGCGATGCGGATATTCTGATCCGTCGGGCTGAACAGGTGCTGCGTCTTCCATATAATGCGGTAAATGTTTTGGGTAATGGAAGGGGTTCGGTGATGATTCCCGGGAAACCAGGAGAACCGCCAACACCGAAGGAAGTGGAAATTGGAGTGGAAGGTCAGGATTTCATAGAAATTAGGTCTGGTCTTCAACTCGGTGATGGAGTGATTCTCACGTATTAG
- a CDS encoding sensor histidine kinase has translation MQEQIDTAILEKVIKKTIHTVEKSKEQIFDIAESAREEANNLLQEIEQVKKEVSEIIEQADQLEKRWRNARVRLSEVSRHFSRFSEEDIRKAYETAQQIQVNLILTRERESNLRKKRDELELRLRNIEKTIERAENLMTQIGVVLDYLTGDISKITRVLETAQHRQQLGLQVIQAQEEERKRVARDIHDGPAQSMANVVLRSEIVERLLSQGNLDAVRQELKELKEMVRNSLADVRKIIFDLRPMALDDLGLVPTLKKFIQDYETRYRMETEFVVFGREKKLPTSMEVAVFRLIQECLNNAAKHAKARMVQVKLEYAKDMIHVIVKDDGVGFAAPEKGARPQFGIMGMRERTHLLEGEMEITSEINRGTKVYFTIPFKYEKEE, from the coding sequence TTGCAGGAACAAATCGATACGGCCATCCTGGAGAAGGTGATAAAAAAGACGATACATACCGTAGAAAAGAGTAAGGAACAGATTTTTGACATTGCTGAATCTGCCAGAGAAGAAGCCAATAATCTTTTACAAGAAATTGAACAGGTAAAAAAGGAAGTTTCTGAAATCATAGAACAGGCGGATCAATTGGAAAAAAGATGGCGGAATGCCAGGGTCAGGTTAAGTGAGGTCAGCCGCCATTTCAGCCGATTCAGCGAGGAAGACATTCGAAAAGCATATGAAACAGCCCAGCAGATCCAGGTTAACCTTATTCTGACCAGGGAGAGGGAAAGCAATCTAAGAAAGAAAAGGGATGAACTGGAGCTTCGATTGCGAAATATTGAAAAAACCATCGAACGTGCCGAAAATCTGATGACGCAAATCGGCGTAGTCCTTGATTATCTGACTGGGGATATCAGCAAAATTACCCGTGTCCTAGAGACAGCCCAACATCGTCAACAGTTGGGACTTCAGGTGATACAGGCCCAGGAAGAGGAACGAAAGCGAGTAGCCAGGGACATCCATGACGGCCCTGCCCAATCCATGGCGAATGTGGTATTGCGGTCCGAAATCGTAGAACGGTTGTTAAGTCAAGGAAATTTAGATGCGGTCAGACAGGAATTAAAAGAACTGAAGGAAATGGTTCGAAACAGCTTAGCCGATGTCCGAAAAATTATATTTGATCTAAGACCGATGGCCTTGGATGACCTGGGACTCGTACCTACATTAAAGAAATTTATACAGGATTATGAAACCAGATACCGTATGGAAACAGAATTTGTGGTTTTTGGAAGAGAGAAAAAGCTGCCCACTTCCATGGAAGTGGCTGTTTTCCGGTTGATCCAGGAATGCTTAAATAATGCAGCGAAACATGCGAAAGCCAGGATGGTGCAGGTGAAATTAGAGTATGCCAAGGATATGATCCACGTCATCGTAAAGGATGATGGAGTTGGTTTTGCCGCCCCTGAGAAAGGGGCCAGGCCTCAGTTTGGCATTATGGGGATGAGGGAGAGAACCCACTTGCTGGAAGGGGAAATGGAAATTACCTCGGAAATCAATCGTGGGACCAAGGTGTATTTTACCATCCCATTCAAATATGAAAAGGAAGAATAA